One Candidatus Roseilinea sp. genomic region harbors:
- a CDS encoding hypothetical protein (possible pseudo, frameshifted): MPDSPDPRIRKLRELRAQTLVAGGEDKIKAHRAKGKLTARERLDLLLDPGSFTELDPFVTHRCTEFGLANQRYLGDSVVTGYGQIDGRLVFVFSQDFTVFGGSLSEAHAEKICKIMDLAMKVGAPVIGLNDSGRGAHPGRADSRAWPATANIFLRNVTLASAAWCRTDLARSSGRAPAARCIRRRITDFILHGQAHSSHMFLTGPDVVRTRSRTRR; the protein is encoded by the coding sequence ATGCCCGACTCACCCGATCCTCGTATCCGCAAGCTGCGCGAACTACGCGCACAAACCCTGGTCGCCGGCGGCGAAGACAAGATCAAAGCGCATCGCGCCAAGGGCAAGCTCACGGCGCGCGAGCGGCTTGATCTGTTGCTCGACCCCGGGAGCTTCACCGAGCTTGATCCCTTCGTCACGCACCGTTGTACCGAGTTCGGTCTGGCGAATCAGCGGTATCTCGGCGACAGTGTCGTGACCGGCTACGGGCAGATCGATGGACGCCTGGTGTTCGTCTTCTCGCAGGACTTCACCGTCTTCGGCGGCTCGCTGTCCGAGGCCCACGCCGAGAAGATCTGCAAGATCATGGACCTGGCGATGAAGGTCGGCGCACCGGTGATCGGCCTGAACGATTCAGGGCGGGGCGCGCATCCAGGAAGGGCTGATAGTCGAGCCTGGCCGGCTACAGCGAACATCTTCCTGCGCAATGTCACCCTGGCTTCAGCGGCGTGGTGCCGCACAGATCTCGCGCGATCCTCGGGCCGTGCGCCGGCGGCGCGGTGTATTCGCCGGCGCATCACCGACTTCATTCTGCATGGTCAAGCACACTCGAGCCACATGTTCCTCACCGGACCGGACGTCGTCCGCACGCGGTCACGCACGAGGAGGTGA
- a CDS encoding hypothetical protein (possible pseudo, frameshifted): protein MVHNSISGVAHFAAENEPACLQLIRRLLSYMPSNNAEDPPFVPTDDPADRMDAELDHIVPDNQANEAATTCGRSSASIVDRRRLPRGARALRGRTSSSASRAWAAGRSALSPSSRRCSPACSTSTLPAQGQPASCASATASTSRSSPSSTCRASCRASAQEHGGIIRQRGQAALCLLRGHRAQGNCVILAQGLRRAPIAMLMPAQAHRGATSSSPGRRPRLAVMGAGGRGQHHLPPRDRHRRGRRSGGRA from the coding sequence ATGGTGCACAATAGCATCAGTGGCGTTGCGCACTTTGCCGCGGAAAACGAGCCGGCGTGCCTGCAGCTCATCCGCCGTCTCCTGAGCTACATGCCGTCGAACAACGCTGAGGATCCACCCTTCGTGCCGACCGACGATCCGGCGGACCGCATGGACGCCGAGCTGGACCACATCGTGCCCGATAACCAGGCCAACGAAGCCGCTACGACGTGCGGGAGGTCATCCGCCAGCATCGTCGATCGACGGCGACTTCCTCGAGGTGCACGAGCACTGCGCGGACGAACCTCGTCGTCGGCTTCGCGCGCCTGGGCGGCCGGTCGGTCGGCATTGTCGCCCAGCAGCCGGCGGTGCTCGCCGGCGTGCTCGACATCAACGCTTCCAGCGCAAGGGCAGCCCGCTTCGTGCGCTTCTGCGACTGCTTCAACATCCCGCTCGTCACCTTCGTCGACGTGCCGGGCTTCCTGCCGGGCGTCGGCCCAGGAGCACGGCGGCATCATCCGCCAGCGGGGCCAAGCTGCTCTATGCCTACTGCGAGGCCACCGTGCCCAAGGTAACTGCGTCATCCTCGCGCAAGGCCTACGGCGGGCGCCTATTGCGATGCTCATGCCCGCGCAAGCACATCGCGGGGCGACCTCGTCCTCGCCTGGCCGTCGGCCGAGACTCGCCGTGATGGGCGCCGGAGGGCGCGGTCAGCATCATCTTCCGCCGCGAGATCGCCATCGCCGAGGCCGCCGATCCGGAGGCCGAGCGTAA
- a CDS encoding NAD(P)H-dependent FMN reductase — MHVHILGISGSLRRGSFNTALLRNAQAMLPADASLEIADLSGIPLFNQDHEHAPPEAVRTFKAKIAGADALLFAVPEYNYSLPGVLKNAIDWASRPYADQPFSGKPAAIIGAGGRFGTVRAQLHFRQIAGYLNLLMLPRPELMIPLAHQKFDADGALTDPEARDQLREVLNALVAWARRLRSTA, encoded by the coding sequence ATGCACGTTCACATCCTGGGCATCTCGGGCAGCCTGCGGCGCGGGTCGTTCAACACGGCGCTGCTGCGCAACGCACAGGCGATGCTGCCTGCAGACGCTTCGCTCGAAATCGCCGACCTATCCGGCATTCCGCTCTTCAACCAAGACCACGAGCACGCGCCGCCGGAGGCCGTGCGCACGTTCAAGGCCAAGATCGCCGGCGCCGATGCGCTGCTGTTCGCAGTGCCGGAGTACAACTATTCCCTCCCCGGCGTGTTGAAGAACGCGATTGATTGGGCCTCGCGCCCGTATGCCGATCAGCCGTTCAGCGGAAAGCCCGCCGCCATTATCGGCGCCGGCGGGCGCTTCGGCACGGTGCGCGCCCAGTTGCACTTTCGCCAGATCGCCGGCTATCTCAACCTGCTCATGCTGCCTAGGCCCGAACTGATGATCCCCCTGGCCCATCAAAAATTCGACGCCGACGGCGCGCTGACCGACCCGGAAGCGCGCGACCAGCTCCGGGAAGTGCTGAACGCATTGGTGGCGTGGGCCCGCCGATTGCGATCAACCGCCTGA
- a CDS encoding type I deoxyribonuclease HsdR: MTLASERHTVQNPLLRYAAETGWEYLSPEYALRLRGGEDCPILRRLLVEGEGHGDAVPLLQRLNPGVVTEAAQAEEVIRRLLTVRADIEGNREAWEYLKGLKTVFVPAERRERNLRLLDAERPEENRFHVTDEFTFQSGARRIRADVVFLVNGIPVIVVETKAATRLEGIAEAFDQIRRYHQEAPDLMAQAQLFALTHLVKFFYGATWSLSRKALINWREEMGAQTGRQEVDFETLVKSFIAPRRVLRVLSDYILFARKDGELQKIVLRPHQMRATERVLARSYEAVTKTEAPRRGLIWHTQGSGKTYTMLTIARRLIEDGRFNNPTVLLIVDRNELESQLFQNLEAVGFGRVHLANSKRHLRELLQADTRGLIVSMIHKFDDMPASLCPRRNVFVLVDEAHRTTGGDLGNYLMGALPNAVFIGFTGTPIDRTAHGKGTFKVFGADDPQGYLDKYSIRESIEDGATVPLHYQLAPNDLIADREAMEREFWAVAELEGVAEVEELNRVLDRAVTLTNMLKNRERVEKIAAFVADHFRQYVQPMGYKAFLVAADREACALYKEALDSYLPAEWSAVVISAGHNDPPHLTRYHLSEEEETRLRRAFRKPGENPQIFIVTEKLLTGYDAPILYCMYLDKPMRDHVLLQAIARVNRPYESDDGQRKTSGLILDFVGVFENLERALAFDSQDVSGVVEGIEVLQKRFAALMSTARTDYLPLYAGKSADKAAETVLEHFRDKEPREAFYRYFREVEEIYEILSPDPFLRPYLEDYQRLVEMYRLLRAAYEPHVPVDKSFLRKTAEIVQQHSRTDALREPQATYEIGPAALLALLTAERPETVKVFNLLKELHRLVEEQGRAAPYLLSIGERAEEIRRRFEERLIEAQQALQELEDLVRQLREAEEERRSKMGDLSDRPYAPQAFAVEWWLRTHQVPAEEARVVAQKMEDAFAALPHWMSSRKQEGELRTALYKALLAADISEVVAWADAILNLLRRAAE; the protein is encoded by the coding sequence ATGACTCTGGCATCGGAACGTCACACCGTCCAAAACCCGCTCCTGCGCTACGCGGCTGAAACGGGCTGGGAATACCTTTCCCCCGAGTATGCCCTGCGCTTGCGCGGGGGCGAGGATTGTCCGATTTTGCGACGCCTGTTGGTGGAAGGAGAAGGGCACGGCGACGCCGTGCCCCTGCTGCAACGCCTCAACCCCGGCGTAGTGACCGAGGCCGCCCAGGCCGAAGAGGTCATCCGCCGCCTGCTCACCGTACGCGCCGACATCGAGGGCAACCGCGAGGCCTGGGAGTACCTCAAGGGGTTGAAGACCGTCTTCGTCCCGGCCGAGCGCCGCGAGCGCAACCTGCGTCTGCTGGATGCCGAACGCCCGGAAGAAAATCGCTTCCACGTCACCGATGAGTTTACCTTCCAGAGCGGCGCCCGCCGTATCCGCGCCGATGTGGTCTTCCTGGTGAACGGCATCCCGGTCATCGTCGTCGAGACCAAAGCCGCCACCCGCCTGGAGGGCATCGCCGAGGCCTTCGATCAGATCCGCCGCTACCATCAAGAAGCGCCCGACTTGATGGCGCAGGCGCAACTGTTTGCCCTCACCCATCTGGTGAAATTTTTCTACGGCGCCACCTGGTCGCTCTCGCGCAAGGCGCTCATAAACTGGCGGGAGGAGATGGGGGCGCAGACGGGTCGCCAGGAAGTGGATTTTGAAACCCTGGTCAAGTCTTTTATCGCCCCGCGGCGCGTGTTGCGCGTGCTCAGCGATTACATCCTCTTCGCCCGCAAGGACGGCGAACTGCAAAAGATCGTCCTGCGCCCGCACCAGATGCGCGCCACCGAGCGCGTCCTGGCGCGTTCCTATGAGGCGGTAACGAAGACGGAGGCGCCTCGCCGCGGCCTGATCTGGCACACGCAAGGCTCCGGCAAGACCTACACCATGCTCACCATCGCCCGCCGATTGATTGAAGACGGACGTTTCAACAATCCCACCGTCCTGCTCATCGTCGACCGCAACGAACTGGAGAGCCAACTGTTCCAGAACCTGGAAGCGGTCGGCTTCGGACGGGTGCATCTGGCGAACTCCAAGCGTCACCTGCGCGAGCTGCTCCAAGCCGATACGCGCGGCTTGATCGTCTCGATGATCCACAAATTCGACGACATGCCGGCCAGTCTCTGCCCGCGGCGCAACGTCTTCGTGCTGGTGGATGAGGCGCATCGCACCACCGGCGGCGACCTGGGCAACTACCTGATGGGCGCGTTGCCCAACGCCGTCTTCATCGGCTTCACCGGCACGCCCATTGACCGCACCGCCCACGGCAAAGGCACTTTCAAGGTCTTCGGCGCCGATGACCCGCAGGGTTACCTGGACAAATACTCCATCCGCGAATCCATCGAGGACGGCGCCACCGTCCCGCTGCACTATCAACTGGCGCCGAACGACCTGATAGCCGACCGCGAGGCGATGGAGCGCGAGTTCTGGGCGGTTGCCGAACTGGAGGGCGTGGCCGAGGTGGAAGAACTCAACCGCGTCCTCGACCGCGCCGTGACGCTGACCAACATGCTCAAGAACCGCGAGCGCGTCGAGAAAATCGCCGCCTTTGTGGCCGATCACTTCCGGCAGTATGTCCAGCCGATGGGCTACAAGGCCTTCCTGGTCGCCGCCGACCGCGAGGCCTGCGCCTTGTACAAAGAAGCCCTGGATAGCTACCTGCCCGCGGAATGGAGCGCGGTGGTCATCAGCGCCGGTCACAACGATCCGCCGCACCTCACACGCTACCACCTGAGCGAGGAAGAGGAAACGCGCCTGCGCCGCGCCTTCCGCAAGCCGGGCGAGAATCCACAGATTTTCATCGTCACCGAGAAACTGCTCACCGGCTACGACGCCCCCATCCTCTACTGCATGTACCTCGATAAGCCGATGCGCGACCACGTGCTCTTGCAGGCGATCGCCCGTGTCAACCGCCCCTACGAAAGCGACGACGGTCAGCGCAAGACCAGCGGGCTGATTCTCGACTTCGTCGGCGTCTTCGAGAACCTGGAGCGGGCGCTGGCCTTCGATTCGCAGGACGTGAGCGGCGTGGTGGAGGGCATCGAAGTGCTGCAAAAGCGCTTTGCTGCCCTGATGAGCACAGCCCGGACCGACTATTTGCCTCTATATGCCGGCAAGTCCGCAGACAAGGCAGCGGAAACCGTGCTGGAGCACTTCCGGGATAAGGAGCCGCGGGAGGCCTTCTACCGCTACTTTCGCGAGGTCGAGGAAATCTACGAAATCCTTTCCCCCGATCCTTTCCTGCGCCCCTACCTGGAAGACTATCAGCGGCTGGTGGAGATGTACCGCCTGCTGCGCGCCGCCTACGAGCCGCACGTGCCGGTGGACAAATCCTTCCTGCGCAAGACGGCTGAGATCGTTCAGCAGCACAGCCGCACCGATGCCCTCCGTGAGCCGCAGGCCACCTACGAAATCGGCCCGGCCGCGTTGCTGGCGCTCCTGACCGCGGAAAGACCCGAAACGGTCAAAGTCTTCAACCTGCTGAAGGAACTACACCGTCTGGTGGAGGAACAGGGGCGCGCTGCTCCCTACCTGCTCTCCATCGGCGAGCGCGCCGAAGAGATTCGCCGGCGTTTTGAGGAGCGCCTCATTGAGGCCCAGCAAGCGCTGCAGGAATTAGAGGACTTGGTGAGACAACTCCGAGAAGCTGAAGAAGAACGCCGCAGCAAAATGGGCGATCTGTCGGATCGCCCCTACGCGCCGCAGGCGTTTGCCGTGGAATGGTGGCTGCGCACCCATCAGGTCCCGGCAGAAGAGGCCCGGGTGGTCGCGCAGAAGATGGAGGACGCTTTTGCTGCTCTGCCGCACTGGATGAGCAGCCGCAAGCAGGAAGGCGAATTGCGCACAGCCCTGTACAAGGCGTTGCTGGCGGCTGACATCAGCGAGGTTGTCGCCTGGGCGGACGCCATCCTGAACCTATTGCGGAGGGCTGCCGAATGA
- a CDS encoding ATP-dependent DNA helicase codes for MSPVEKEGETVEFKRQWTDRALEDLAAFANTRGGTLRVGVQDDGTVVGAATDDREIQRIANLIAAHLGITPAIRVVEREGRPIVEIQVEPATGLVSYGGRYLRRVGSTNRDFAPDELARHILERSGRTWDGLSSEWTLQEIDRESLAHFARLARSRLPHLDPDNPEQTLQNLNLLIEGRIKNAAVLLFGKRPQRLFPLAQVRIGLFRGTEILDSHDFQGTLWQQLEGAMERFRQVLKVRFDIRVEEPSLEGLQRREVWEYPLDALREAVVNALIHRDYTYPADIQVRMQEDTLEIWSPGELPPPLTPQALYGPHGSVLRNPLVAQAFYFAGIIERWGTGTTRMVRLCQEQGLPQPEFQNWQGGVRVVFSQDPYTPERLRAMGLNERQIQAVLYVKRHGSITNRTYRQLAGLSDEGARLDLKTLVEKGIFVLRGKGRSVVYVLERFGD; via the coding sequence ATGTCACCAGTTGAAAAAGAAGGTGAAACGGTAGAGTTCAAGCGGCAGTGGACGGATCGGGCGCTGGAGGACCTGGCGGCCTTTGCCAACACGCGCGGCGGGACCCTTCGGGTCGGCGTTCAGGATGACGGCACGGTTGTAGGCGCCGCCACGGACGACCGGGAGATTCAGCGGATTGCGAACCTCATCGCGGCCCATCTGGGAATCACACCGGCCATTCGGGTAGTGGAAAGAGAAGGGCGTCCGATCGTGGAAATTCAGGTGGAGCCGGCAACCGGTCTGGTCTCCTACGGCGGGCGCTATCTCCGTCGGGTGGGCAGCACCAACCGCGATTTCGCACCGGATGAACTGGCCCGGCATATCCTGGAGCGATCGGGGCGCACCTGGGACGGCTTGTCCAGCGAGTGGACTTTGCAGGAAATTGACCGTGAATCCCTGGCGCACTTTGCCCGCCTGGCCCGTTCCAGGCTCCCGCATCTCGACCCGGACAACCCGGAGCAGACACTGCAAAACCTAAATCTGCTCATCGAAGGGCGAATTAAGAATGCCGCGGTGTTGCTCTTCGGGAAGCGCCCGCAGCGTCTCTTCCCCCTGGCGCAGGTGCGCATCGGCCTCTTCCGAGGAACAGAGATTCTGGACAGCCACGACTTCCAGGGCACCCTCTGGCAACAACTTGAGGGGGCGATGGAGCGCTTCCGGCAGGTGCTCAAGGTGCGCTTTGACATCCGCGTGGAGGAGCCTTCGCTGGAAGGGCTGCAGCGCCGCGAGGTATGGGAGTATCCCCTTGACGCCCTGCGCGAAGCGGTGGTCAACGCCCTCATCCATCGCGATTACACCTATCCGGCAGACATTCAAGTTCGCATGCAAGAGGACACCCTGGAAATCTGGAGTCCGGGCGAGTTGCCGCCGCCGCTCACGCCGCAGGCGCTGTACGGTCCGCACGGCTCGGTGCTGCGCAATCCGCTGGTTGCCCAGGCGTTCTATTTTGCCGGCATCATCGAGCGCTGGGGGACGGGCACGACGCGCATGGTGCGGCTGTGCCAGGAGCAGGGCTTGCCGCAGCCGGAGTTTCAGAACTGGCAGGGCGGCGTGCGCGTGGTCTTTAGCCAAGACCCGTACACGCCGGAGCGCCTGCGAGCGATGGGCTTGAACGAGCGGCAGATTCAAGCCGTGCTGTACGTGAAGAGGCATGGGAGTATCACGAATCGAACCTACCGACAACTCGCGGGGCTTTCCGACGAAGGAGCACGGCTGGACCTCAAGACATTAGTCGAAAAGGGTATCTTTGTACTACGAGGAAAAGGACGCAGTGTGGTCTATGTCTTGGAACGATTTGGCGATTAG
- a CDS encoding DNA methyltransferase → MMMDIQTLETWLWDAACAIRGPVDAPKFKDYILPLVFLKRLSDVFEDELARLAEQFGSEKTARSLLEQERARGPVSLVRFYLPDHARWESIRRQTTGLGQYLTDVVRTVARENPRLSGVIDMVDFNATAAGQRIISDEHLAALIGVLSRHRLGLNNVEPDLLGRAYEYLLRKFAEGQGQSAGEFYTPREVGLLMARLLEPEPGMTVYDPACGSGGLLIKCHLRLLEKYGVQENGRLHLPTQYAPLHLFGQEINPATFAMARMNAVIHDLEADIRIGDTMRQPAFRDASGRLQTFDLVTANPMWNQKFAAELYENDPFERFRYGAPPSSSADWGWLQHMLASLSDTGRMAVVLDTGAVSRGSGNQGSNRERDIRKAFVEADLIEAVLLLPENLFYNTTAPGVIIVINRRKRHAGEILLINASKLFAKGRPKNYLTDEHIETIARLYHDWRAEAELSAVISREEAARNDYNLSPSRYVSTNGGEEVLPLEEALVRLEEAEEERAEAERALKEVIKMMGLSESGDVTS, encoded by the coding sequence ATGATGATGGACATCCAAACCCTGGAAACCTGGTTGTGGGACGCGGCCTGCGCTATCCGCGGGCCGGTGGATGCGCCCAAATTCAAGGATTACATCCTGCCGCTGGTCTTCCTCAAGCGCCTCTCGGACGTATTCGAGGACGAACTGGCGCGCCTGGCGGAGCAGTTTGGCAGCGAGAAAACTGCCCGTTCGCTGCTGGAACAGGAACGGGCGCGCGGACCGGTCTCGCTGGTGCGCTTCTACCTGCCCGATCACGCCCGCTGGGAGTCCATCCGCCGCCAGACCACTGGCCTGGGTCAGTACCTGACCGATGTAGTGCGCACCGTGGCGCGCGAAAACCCGCGCCTTTCCGGCGTGATTGACATGGTGGATTTCAACGCCACTGCTGCCGGTCAGCGCATCATCTCCGATGAACACCTGGCGGCGCTGATCGGGGTGCTCTCGCGCCACCGCCTCGGCCTGAACAATGTGGAGCCGGACCTGCTCGGCCGCGCCTACGAGTACCTGCTGCGCAAGTTTGCCGAGGGGCAGGGCCAGAGCGCCGGCGAGTTCTACACCCCGCGCGAGGTCGGGCTGCTCATGGCGCGCCTGCTGGAGCCGGAGCCGGGCATGACGGTCTATGACCCGGCCTGCGGGTCGGGCGGGTTGCTGATCAAGTGCCACCTGCGCCTGCTGGAAAAGTACGGCGTGCAGGAGAACGGTCGTCTGCATTTGCCGACCCAATATGCCCCGCTGCATCTCTTCGGTCAGGAGATCAACCCGGCCACCTTTGCCATGGCGCGCATGAACGCCGTCATCCACGACCTGGAAGCCGACATCCGCATCGGCGATACCATGCGTCAGCCTGCCTTCCGCGACGCGAGCGGACGGCTGCAAACCTTCGACCTGGTGACCGCCAACCCGATGTGGAACCAGAAATTCGCGGCAGAGTTGTACGAGAACGACCCCTTCGAGCGCTTCCGTTACGGCGCGCCGCCTTCTTCTTCCGCCGATTGGGGCTGGTTGCAGCACATGCTCGCCTCGCTCAGCGACACGGGACGAATGGCGGTGGTGCTGGATACCGGCGCGGTCAGCCGCGGCAGCGGCAATCAAGGCTCCAACCGCGAGCGCGACATCCGCAAGGCTTTCGTCGAGGCCGATCTCATCGAGGCGGTGCTGCTGCTGCCGGAAAATCTCTTCTACAACACCACCGCGCCGGGCGTGATCATCGTCATCAACCGCCGCAAGCGCCACGCAGGGGAGATTCTGCTCATCAACGCGAGCAAACTCTTCGCCAAAGGGCGGCCCAAGAATTACCTGACCGACGAGCATATCGAGACCATCGCCCGGCTGTATCACGACTGGCGCGCCGAAGCGGAATTGTCGGCGGTGATTTCTCGTGAGGAAGCCGCCCGCAACGATTACAATCTTTCACCCAGCCGCTACGTGAGCACGAACGGCGGCGAGGAGGTCCTGCCGCTGGAAGAGGCCCTGGTGCGCCTGGAGGAGGCCGAGGAGGAGCGCGCCGAGGCCGAGCGGGCGCTGAAGGAAGTCATCAAGATGATGGGACTGAGCGAGTCAGGCGATGTCACCAGTTGA
- the uxuA gene encoding mannonate dehydratase translates to MIKIAEYLPPHPSPLWKLVKQAGVDYAVGGLPLPSDCGPGETPYDFMPLLRMKKRYEDGGFKLAVIEARPPMDKIMRGLPGKDQEIEWCITLIENMGRLEIPVWCYAWMAVMNWTRTSTSTPSRGGSLVTSFDLSDYEKGPPLPEVKEEDLWKNLEDFLRIMVPVAEKAGVKLSAHPDDPPLSPLRGVGRILTCVENFQRMLDMVPSDYNTLTLCQGNFTLMTDDLPAVIRHFGRQGKISFVHFRDVKGDVRHFEEAWHDDGKTDMLACMEAYRDIGFEGVLRPDHVPTVEGDSNEHAGYSSFGRLYAIGYIRGLREAVYRQKREA, encoded by the coding sequence ATGATCAAAATCGCCGAATACCTCCCCCCGCATCCTTCGCCGTTGTGGAAGCTGGTCAAGCAGGCCGGCGTGGACTACGCCGTAGGCGGGTTGCCCCTGCCGAGCGACTGCGGACCGGGCGAGACGCCCTACGACTTCATGCCTCTGCTGCGCATGAAGAAGCGCTACGAAGATGGCGGCTTTAAGCTGGCCGTGATCGAAGCGCGCCCGCCAATGGACAAGATCATGCGCGGCTTGCCGGGCAAAGACCAAGAGATCGAATGGTGCATCACGTTGATCGAGAACATGGGCCGACTGGAGATCCCGGTGTGGTGCTACGCTTGGATGGCCGTGATGAACTGGACGCGCACCAGCACCAGCACCCCATCGCGCGGGGGATCGCTGGTCACCTCGTTCGACCTGAGCGACTACGAGAAAGGTCCGCCGCTCCCTGAGGTCAAGGAGGAAGACTTGTGGAAGAACCTCGAAGACTTCCTCAGGATCATGGTGCCGGTGGCCGAAAAGGCCGGCGTCAAGCTCAGCGCCCACCCCGACGATCCGCCGCTCTCCCCGCTGCGCGGCGTGGGGCGCATCCTCACCTGCGTAGAAAACTTCCAGCGCATGTTGGACATGGTGCCCAGCGACTACAACACCCTCACGCTCTGCCAAGGCAACTTCACGCTGATGACGGATGATCTGCCGGCGGTGATCCGCCATTTCGGCCGGCAGGGCAAGATCAGCTTCGTGCACTTTCGCGATGTGAAGGGCGACGTGCGCCATTTCGAGGAAGCCTGGCACGACGACGGCAAAACCGACATGCTGGCGTGCATGGAGGCATACCGCGACATCGGCTTCGAGGGTGTGCTGCGCCCCGATCACGTGCCCACCGTCGAGGGCGATAGCAACGAGCACGCGGGCTATTCATCGTTCGGCCGGCTCTACGCCATCGGCTACATCCGCGGGCTGCGCGAAGCCGTGTATCGCCAGAAGCGCGAGGCGTGA
- a CDS encoding epimerase — protein sequence MKIVITGAKGNIGSVVVEYARSQGVQVLGVDHVGRGDGLTYIAADLTELGSCYDVLRGADAVINLAAIPDSRMFPNAQTFMTNVAITYNVFLAAAHLGVPRVVWASSIQVNHTVPPRRPVRYRYFPLDEDHPVDPQSDYALSKHVGEVIADSFARDFGLTTVSLRFTDVVTVQRWPRLPEPIPPEQRYPLPHYVHIHDCARACYLAATAPLPAGSHTVAFIAARDTHVNLPSRELIARYYPDAELRADIQGYDALISGKRAEAAFGFTPQFSCRLGTPAHAR from the coding sequence ATGAAAATCGTCATCACCGGCGCTAAAGGCAACATCGGTTCGGTGGTCGTCGAATACGCGCGCAGCCAGGGTGTGCAGGTGCTCGGCGTGGATCACGTCGGGCGCGGGGATGGCCTCACATACATCGCCGCCGACTTGACCGAGCTCGGCAGTTGCTACGACGTGCTGCGCGGGGCAGACGCGGTGATCAACCTGGCGGCCATCCCCGATAGCCGGATGTTCCCGAACGCGCAGACGTTCATGACCAACGTCGCTATCACCTACAACGTCTTTTTGGCAGCGGCGCACCTCGGCGTGCCGCGCGTGGTGTGGGCGTCGTCCATCCAGGTGAACCACACCGTGCCGCCACGCCGGCCGGTGCGCTATCGCTACTTCCCGCTGGACGAAGATCACCCCGTGGACCCGCAGAGCGACTACGCGCTCTCCAAGCATGTCGGCGAAGTGATCGCCGATTCCTTCGCCCGCGATTTCGGCCTCACCACCGTGAGCCTGCGCTTTACCGACGTCGTCACCGTCCAGCGTTGGCCGCGCCTGCCAGAGCCGATCCCGCCCGAGCAGCGCTATCCGCTGCCGCACTACGTGCACATTCACGACTGCGCGCGGGCGTGCTACCTGGCCGCAACGGCGCCGCTGCCGGCGGGTTCGCACACCGTGGCGTTCATCGCCGCGCGCGACACGCACGTGAATCTGCCCTCGCGCGAGCTGATCGCGCGCTACTACCCCGACGCCGAGCTGCGCGCCGACATTCAAGGCTACGACGCGCTAATCAGCGGCAAGCGCGCCGAGGCGGCCTTCGGCTTCACGCCGCAGTTCAGTTGCCGGTTGGGCACACCCGCCCACGCACGATAA